In a single window of the Nicotiana tomentosiformis chromosome 10, ASM39032v3, whole genome shotgun sequence genome:
- the LOC104101480 gene encoding protein PIN-LIKES 2 has product MLRLLTEVANIGNTKSAEEGLISAVLPLLKLLSLALFGLVLAHKKFQIVPRETFKLLSKLVFALFLPCLIFTHLGQSITLENFVHWWFIPVNVLLSTLVGFLLGVLVVIICRPPQEFTRFTIIFTAFGNTGNLPLAIVSSICHSADNPFGPDCKRNGVAYVSFAQWVAVILVYTLVYHMMEPPMEYYEVVEEGVEKEEDQQMDNEASRPLLVEAEWPGIEDKENEHSKTPLVARIFMSVSNHSISNTPDIENNVVEDGGESPKSIRCLAAPKVVKKMRTVAEQTPVQHILQPPTIASLLAIIVGMVPHVKAFVFGYDAPLSFITDSLEILAGAMVPSVMLILGGMLAEGPNDSKLGLRTMIGISIARLLVLPLLGIGVVTLANKLHFLVDGDHMYTFVLLLQYTTPSAILLGAIASLRGYAVSEASALIFWQHLLAIFSLSLYIVVYFKLFSFF; this is encoded by the coding sequence ATGTTAAGATTATTGACTGAAGTAGCTAATATTGGCAACACAAAATCTGCTGAAGAAGGCCTTATAAGTGCTGTGCTACCACTGCTTAAACTTCTTTCCCTTGCACTTTTCGGATTAGTTCTTGCTCACAAGAAATTCCAAATTGTCCCAAGGGAAACATTCAAATTGCTTAGCAAACTTGTTTTTGCTCTTTTCTTGCCATGTTtgatcttcactcacttgggacAATCGATAACGCTTGAGAATTTCGTGCATTGGTGGTTTATTCCGGTTAACGTGTTGTTAAGTACACTAGTTGGCTTTCTCTTAGGAGTATTAGTAGTGATCATATGTCGTCCACCTCAAGAATTTACCCGATTCACGATTATATTTACTGCATTTGGTAACACTGGAAATCTTCCGCTAGCTATAGTAAGCTCTATTTGTCATAGCGCGGATAATCCCTTTGGACCTGATTGCAAGAGGAATGGAGTTGCCTATGTTTCTTTTGCCCAATGGGTTGCTGTGATTTTAGTTTACACGCTCGTTTATCATATGATGGAACCTCCGATGGAATACTATGAGGTGGTCGAAGAGGGAGTTGAAAAGGAGGAGGATCAGCAGATGGATAATGAAGCGAGTAGGCCTCTTCTAGTTGAAGCAGAGTGGCCGGGGATTGAGGACAAAGAAAATGAACATTCAAAAACACCCCTTGTTGCAAGGATTTTTATGTCTGTTTCAAATCATTCGATATCCAATACACCTGATATCGAAAACAATGTAGTAGAAGATGGAGGTGAAAGTCCCAAGTCAATTAGGTGTTTGGCAGCACCTAAAGTTGTGAAAAAAATGAGAACAGTTGCTGAACAGACTCCTGTACAGCACATACTTCAGCCACCGACGATTGCTTCTTTACTTGCCATAATCGTTGGGATGGTTCCTCATGTCAAGGCGTTTGTCTTTGGATACGATGCTCCTCTATCTTTCATCACGGATAGTTTAGAAATCTTAGCTGGTGCAATGGTACCATCGGTCATGCTAATTCTTGGAGGAATGCTCGCTGAAGGGCCTAACGATTCAAAACTTGGCCTTCGGACTATGATTGGTATATCGATAGCAAGACTTTTGGTGCTTCCTTTGTTGGGGATTGGAGTTGTTACGTTGGCTAATAAGCTGCATTTTCTTGTCGATGGTGATCATATGTATACTTTCGTGCTACTGTTGCAGTATACAACGCCAAGTGCAATCTTATTGGGAGCAATTGCTAGCTTGAGAGGTTATGCAGTAAGTGAGGCCTCAGCACTTATTTTCTGGCAACACTTATTGGCAATCTTTTCCCTGTCATTATACATTGTTGTTTACTTTAAGCTATTCTCTTTTTTCTGA